From a single Shewanella denitrificans OS217 genomic region:
- a CDS encoding ComEA family DNA-binding protein encodes MTFLSRMTAKVRQLMTLLSTLLLALLLLNPLHATEPEMKTPKANPEKVKLDHDKAVKAEIQKAKNSASPDAMDSYRVNINRADLDELQQLKGIGLAKAKAIIEYREHNGKIDSLDELTQVSGIGEKFIEQNADKVSF; translated from the coding sequence ATGACCTTCTTATCAAGAATGACAGCCAAAGTACGTCAGTTGATGACACTGCTCAGCACGCTACTACTGGCTTTATTACTGCTGAACCCGCTTCATGCCACAGAACCTGAAATGAAAACACCTAAAGCTAACCCCGAAAAAGTGAAACTTGATCATGACAAGGCGGTTAAAGCAGAAATTCAAAAGGCTAAAAACAGTGCATCACCGGATGCGATGGACAGTTATAGAGTTAATATAAATCGAGCCGATCTTGATGAATTACAGCAGCTAAAAGGAATTGGTTTAGCGAAGGCGAAAGCGATTATCGAATACCGTGAACATAACGGTAAAATTGATAGTTTAGATGAACTCACTCAAGTATCGGGTATTGGTGAGAAATTTATCGAACAAAATGCAGATAAAGTCAGTTTTTAA
- a CDS encoding TIGR01620 family protein, giving the protein MLDKPSNNKLKQQRVFDEQTSDETKDAQAELTSSERNLPGSSQMKSYRVKGSQAFDSKDFRSSHDASTATEVDEKALIAGVGELRDEPVTKLKSRSKFTWPVKILLLALTSFVVMETGLGLWQAFEQSPWLFGFYATVLVVVIMVASLGVISEWRKLGQLRQVVSSQETGKRLAQSMQIGEADKFIQPLLSRYPQDTASRGYLSHINPEHNDAEKLMLFDTLVLSQRDSEAKKLVSRYAGEAALLLAASPLAALDMAIILWRNQKMITEIARIYAIELGYWSRIKLLRSIVANIIYAGSAELITDLGTQVLSLEMAGKLSARVAQGLGGGLLTARLGYQAMSLCRPLVFNQGNKPKLSQLHQSLLSQLKDVSLSSFSQQVPSKNARDNLQGVKRESK; this is encoded by the coding sequence ATGTTAGATAAACCTTCGAATAATAAATTAAAACAGCAGCGAGTCTTCGATGAGCAAACTTCTGATGAGACTAAAGATGCTCAAGCTGAGTTGACTTCCAGCGAACGAAACTTACCTGGGTCTAGTCAGATGAAATCTTACCGAGTTAAAGGCAGCCAAGCCTTCGATAGCAAAGATTTTCGCTCCAGTCATGACGCCAGCACAGCAACAGAAGTTGACGAAAAGGCGTTAATAGCGGGTGTGGGGGAGCTGAGGGATGAACCGGTCACTAAGCTTAAGTCTCGCAGTAAATTTACTTGGCCAGTGAAAATCTTGCTATTGGCATTGACCAGCTTCGTTGTTATGGAAACTGGCCTTGGACTCTGGCAAGCCTTCGAGCAAAGCCCTTGGTTATTTGGGTTTTATGCCACAGTCTTAGTCGTTGTTATCATGGTGGCAAGCCTAGGTGTTATCAGTGAATGGCGTAAACTGGGACAACTTAGGCAAGTGGTTAGCAGCCAAGAAACCGGTAAGCGCTTAGCCCAAAGCATGCAAATTGGTGAGGCGGACAAATTTATTCAACCACTCTTGAGTCGATACCCGCAGGACACTGCTAGCCGTGGATACTTATCCCACATAAACCCAGAACATAATGATGCTGAAAAGCTCATGTTGTTTGATACCTTAGTCTTGAGTCAAAGGGATAGTGAAGCCAAAAAGTTGGTCAGTCGTTATGCGGGCGAAGCGGCGTTGCTCTTGGCGGCAAGTCCGCTGGCGGCCTTGGATATGGCGATTATTTTATGGCGTAATCAAAAAATGATCACCGAAATTGCCCGAATTTATGCCATTGAATTAGGTTATTGGAGCCGGATTAAGTTATTGCGCAGCATAGTGGCTAACATCATTTATGCGGGCAGTGCAGAGTTGATTACTGATTTAGGCACTCAAGTGTTATCCCTTGAAATGGCAGGTAAGTTATCCGCACGGGTTGCCCAAGGTCTTGGTGGCGGGCTATTAACTGCACGTTTAGGTTATCAAGCCATGAGTCTTTGTCGGCCCTTAGTGTTTAATCAAGGGAATAAACCTAAATTGAGTCAGCTGCATCAGAGTCTGTTAAGTCAATTAAAAGACGTAAGTCTTTCAAGTTTTTCCCAGCAAGTGCCAAGCAAAAATGCTCGTGATAATCTTCAAGGGGTAAAACGAGAGAGTAAGTGA
- a CDS encoding YcjX family protein, with product MGLIERSLNKLNQATQSLVLRSTDRHVRLAVTGLSGAGKTAFITGLVNQLLHCDAKTSPSPLPLWQVAREGRLIGVKRAMQPDLAVASFDYQGAMDALTSSPVSWPASTRQITELRLAIKYRPEKGLVAKLTDTATLYVDIIDYPGEWLLDLPMLRMDFATWCLSQKATAARFKTSPLYDAFSQQLKSLSLDKIADEQQLKQLAASYQALLVDLVRVQGYYLAQPGRMLLPGEFESTPLLAFFPLLELDEADHKRLESSADNSHYQVLKARYREYVAKVVKPFYRDYFSSFDRQLVLVDCLNALNHGHGQFNDMSHALNQIMESFHFGQSSLIKRLFAPRIDKLLFAASQVDRVTRDQQGHVLQLLTEMLRQSQHFASFEGCDVETMAISAIKVTEHGMVNTPEGSQEVIKGRNSQGKMMTVFPGEVPNHLPNADFWREQGFDFLSFQPKDSSGSHRHGSGPQFEHIRLDHLLQFLLADKLT from the coding sequence TTGGGATTGATAGAACGCTCATTGAATAAGCTTAATCAAGCAACCCAATCCTTAGTGCTTCGCAGCACTGACAGGCATGTACGTTTGGCGGTGACTGGCCTGAGCGGCGCTGGGAAAACGGCGTTTATCACAGGCCTAGTGAATCAATTACTCCACTGTGATGCTAAAACGAGCCCTTCACCTTTGCCCTTATGGCAAGTTGCCAGAGAAGGGCGTTTGATAGGCGTTAAGCGTGCCATGCAGCCGGATTTGGCTGTGGCAAGCTTTGATTATCAAGGCGCTATGGATGCTTTAACCTCAAGCCCTGTGAGCTGGCCTGCCTCCACTCGGCAAATCACCGAGCTTAGATTGGCAATCAAGTACCGCCCTGAGAAAGGCCTAGTTGCCAAATTAACCGATACCGCGACCTTGTATGTAGATATCATAGATTACCCTGGTGAATGGTTACTGGATTTACCTATGCTGAGGATGGACTTTGCCACTTGGTGTTTATCTCAAAAAGCCACAGCCGCGCGTTTTAAGACCTCGCCCCTTTATGATGCATTTTCCCAGCAACTTAAGTCATTATCGCTGGACAAGATTGCCGATGAGCAGCAACTAAAACAGCTCGCCGCCAGTTATCAGGCGCTATTAGTCGACCTTGTACGGGTTCAAGGCTATTACTTAGCCCAGCCTGGCCGCATGTTGTTACCCGGTGAATTCGAATCAACCCCTCTACTGGCTTTCTTCCCTTTGCTTGAACTGGATGAGGCGGATCATAAACGCTTAGAAAGTAGCGCCGATAATAGTCACTATCAGGTGCTTAAGGCTCGTTATCGGGAATACGTGGCGAAAGTCGTGAAGCCCTTTTATCGGGACTATTTTTCGAGTTTTGATCGCCAATTAGTGCTGGTGGATTGTTTAAACGCACTCAATCATGGGCACGGTCAATTTAATGATATGAGCCATGCACTTAATCAAATCATGGAGAGCTTTCATTTCGGTCAGTCGAGCCTTATCAAGCGTTTGTTTGCGCCCCGTATTGATAAGTTATTATTTGCCGCCAGCCAAGTTGACCGTGTTACCCGAGATCAGCAAGGTCATGTGTTGCAGTTATTAACTGAAATGCTTAGACAAAGCCAACATTTTGCCAGTTTTGAAGGCTGTGATGTCGAAACCATGGCCATCAGCGCCATCAAGGTGACTGAACATGGCATGGTCAACACGCCTGAAGGTAGCCAAGAAGTGATTAAAGGCAGAAACTCGCAAGGCAAAATGATGACAGTCTTTCCCGGCGAAGTGCCTAATCATTTGCCCAATGCGGATTTTTGGCGTGAGCAAGGCTTTGATTTCTTGTCTTTCCAACCTAAAGATAGCTCCGGCAGTCACCGGCATGGCAGTGGGCCGCAATTTGAACATATTCGCCTCGATCATTTACTGCAATTCTTGCTTGCCGATAAGTTAACCTAG
- the pspC gene encoding envelope stress response membrane protein PspC, giving the protein MNTSNGRTLYRNAKAGKIAGVCAGIAEYFNFETWLVRVLAVSIFLLGGTGFVFVIYIALWMILDEKPKSLDDKFDHKDIEVKKKVWQAGEPAKQALFDVNRQFTKLEIRLQQLERHVTSDNFDLKRQIDNL; this is encoded by the coding sequence ATGAACACCTCTAATGGCCGTACTTTATACCGTAACGCCAAGGCGGGTAAAATTGCTGGGGTCTGTGCGGGTATCGCGGAATACTTTAATTTCGAGACTTGGTTGGTAAGAGTATTAGCGGTATCGATATTTTTATTGGGCGGCACAGGGTTTGTATTTGTTATCTATATTGCCCTTTGGATGATCTTAGATGAAAAGCCTAAAAGCTTAGATGATAAGTTCGATCATAAAGATATCGAAGTGAAGAAGAAAGTCTGGCAAGCAGGTGAGCCTGCAAAACAAGCGCTCTTCGATGTTAATCGCCAGTTTACTAAGCTTGAAATACGCTTGCAGCAACTTGAGCGTCACGTCACTTCAGATAATTTCGATCTGAAAAGGCAAATAGACAATCTGTAG
- the pspB gene encoding envelope stress response membrane protein PspB — translation MDMDILIAPIILFLVIVAPIWLVLHYRSKRQVSQGLTEEEFSQLNDLIGKAEKMGSRIETLEAILDSQSPEWRAKHEHL, via the coding sequence ATGGACATGGATATATTAATTGCACCAATTATTCTCTTTTTGGTCATTGTTGCTCCCATTTGGCTGGTACTTCATTACCGCAGCAAGCGGCAGGTGAGCCAAGGGCTCACCGAAGAAGAGTTCAGTCAGCTCAATGATCTCATAGGAAAAGCCGAGAAAATGGGCAGTCGCATTGAGACTCTGGAGGCAATATTAGATTCTCAATCACCAGAATGGAGGGCAAAGCATGAACACCTCTAA
- the pspA gene encoding phage shock protein PspA, with product MGIFSRFADIVNSNISALLDKAEDPEKMVRLIIQEMEDTLVEVRSTSAKVLAEKKELLRRVARVQEQVQDWQDKAELALSKDREDLAKAALIEKQKTGTLLSTLELELQVVEEHITRLKDEVAQLQEKLNDARARQKTIIMRKQTATSRLEVKKQLDSSKIDDAMMKFEQYERRVEGIEAQVESYDMGKKNSLADEFAALAAEDSVSDELAALKAKVKAKAQPKTKA from the coding sequence ATGGGAATTTTCTCTCGCTTTGCAGACATAGTTAACTCCAACATCAGTGCTTTATTGGATAAAGCTGAAGACCCTGAAAAAATGGTGCGCCTTATCATCCAAGAGATGGAGGACACCTTAGTTGAAGTCCGTTCAACCTCTGCCAAGGTTTTAGCAGAAAAGAAAGAGCTATTAAGACGCGTTGCCCGTGTGCAGGAACAAGTACAAGATTGGCAAGATAAAGCAGAACTCGCCCTATCAAAAGACAGGGAAGATTTAGCTAAAGCAGCCTTGATTGAAAAGCAAAAAACAGGCACCTTACTGAGTACTTTGGAGCTTGAGTTACAAGTTGTTGAAGAGCACATAACGCGCTTGAAAGATGAAGTTGCTCAACTGCAAGAAAAACTGAATGATGCAAGAGCACGTCAAAAGACCATTATCATGCGTAAGCAGACTGCAACCTCACGTTTAGAAGTGAAAAAACAGTTAGATTCAAGCAAGATAGATGACGCTATGATGAAGTTTGAGCAGTATGAACGCCGCGTAGAAGGCATTGAAGCGCAAGTTGAATCTTATGATATGGGTAAGAAAAACAGCTTAGCGGATGAATTTGCCGCCTTAGCAGCAGAAGACTCAGTCAGTGACGAATTAGCAGCATTAAAGGCCAAGGTAAAAGCTAAGGCTCAGCCGAAAACAAAAGCCTAA
- the pspF gene encoding phage shock protein operon transcriptional activator — MANSYQQDNLIGQSNALLEVLEHVSKIAPLSKPVLIIGERGTGKELIAERLHYLSPRWDQAFIKLNCSSLSENLLESELFGHDSGAFTGAKGKHEGRFERADGGTLFLDELANTSGLIQEKLLRVIEYGEFERVGGSKTVQTDVRLICAANEDLPTLAEQGEFRADLLDRLAFDVITLPPLRCRTEDIMPLAEHFAVSMARQLGLDFFPGFSPIAVEQLMMHTWPGNIRELKNAVERSVYRSGQEEAIDEIIVDPFASPYRPTNRVKTLSRQQVQPQALSTTPNSAHAITAETNSQTSEPTLEMPLFREAALNFPISFKEHTEQFEVDLINQALSESQFNQKKTADLLGLSYHQLRGILKKYNLLDKA; from the coding sequence GTGGCAAATTCATACCAACAAGATAACCTTATCGGTCAATCCAATGCGCTGTTAGAAGTATTAGAGCACGTTTCTAAGATAGCGCCCCTTTCCAAGCCTGTGTTGATCATAGGCGAGCGGGGTACTGGTAAAGAGCTTATCGCCGAGCGCCTACACTACTTATCCCCCCGCTGGGATCAAGCTTTTATTAAACTCAATTGTTCATCTTTGAGTGAAAACTTATTAGAAAGTGAACTCTTTGGCCATGACTCAGGGGCATTTACTGGGGCTAAGGGTAAGCACGAAGGCCGTTTCGAGCGCGCCGATGGCGGCACTCTCTTCTTAGATGAGCTGGCAAACACTTCAGGGCTTATTCAAGAGAAGCTGCTTAGAGTGATTGAATACGGTGAGTTCGAGCGTGTGGGTGGCAGTAAAACAGTGCAAACCGATGTTCGATTAATTTGTGCGGCTAACGAAGATTTACCCACACTAGCTGAACAAGGTGAGTTTCGTGCCGATTTGCTCGATAGACTGGCATTCGATGTGATAACCCTGCCGCCACTGCGTTGTCGCACCGAAGATATCATGCCTCTGGCAGAGCACTTTGCGGTCAGTATGGCCAGACAATTAGGCTTAGATTTTTTCCCAGGCTTTAGCCCCATCGCCGTCGAACAATTGATGATGCACACCTGGCCGGGTAATATTCGTGAGCTTAAAAATGCGGTTGAACGCAGCGTCTATCGTAGCGGCCAAGAAGAGGCCATAGATGAAATCATTGTCGATCCCTTCGCTTCTCCCTATCGCCCCACTAACAGAGTAAAAACCTTAAGTCGTCAACAGGTTCAACCCCAAGCGTTAAGTACAACGCCCAATTCAGCTCACGCTATCACTGCTGAAACAAACAGCCAAACTTCCGAGCCTACCTTGGAGATGCCATTATTTCGAGAGGCAGCGTTAAACTTCCCCATTAGCTTTAAGGAACATACAGAGCAGTTTGAGGTTGATTTAATTAATCAAGCCCTTAGCGAGAGCCAATTTAACCAGAAGAAAACCGCCGATCTGCTGGGCCTTAGCTACCATCAACTCAGGGGGATCTTAAAGAAATACAATTTATTGGATAAGGCATAA
- a CDS encoding ABC transporter substrate-binding protein: MMRQWQLTLVCACSLLLSACGKAQLPSGLVYCSEGNPETFNPQLITSGTTVDATSNQIYNRLVDYDVTSASIVPSLATQWQVSEDGLTYRFHLRRDVHFHQSELFTPSRYFNADDVLFSFNRIIDLAHPYHYLTRTGYPFFQSISFAELVDSIEKVNDFEVVFHLTRPDATFISNLATDFAVILSAEYGQQLLAQNQAEKLDFFAIGTGPFRLDEYVKNEYIRYKKHPDFWGEPPKIEMLVFDITPRSSVRLAKLITGDCSVSALPKATELAVVKQHPNLVIDTQAGLNVAFWAFNTQKAPFNDVRVRQALAHAVDKDNILRVVYHDTAVAATGVLPPASWAYTPSVIPNEYNPGKARALLKEAGVSRLQIDIWAMPVARVYNPNALKTAELIQADLAAIGVKVNIISFDWSVFTQKLALADYDSVLIGWNADNSDPDNFFSPLLSCAAFNSNNNRSRWCLPAFDELLAKAQATTDKGERKALYQAAEAIIAAQVPMVNLAHGPKVVLRKSSLISTHNAPYGGISFAAMMLAPPQLTAPIEPAQHIDLEYSPIKSAPMKSPAIENPPKERSAIEQAQTKEQG, translated from the coding sequence ATGATGCGTCAATGGCAACTCACCTTAGTGTGCGCCTGTAGCCTGCTCCTTAGTGCTTGCGGTAAAGCTCAGCTCCCTTCGGGGCTGGTGTATTGCAGTGAAGGGAACCCTGAAACCTTTAACCCGCAGCTTATTACTTCAGGCACCACAGTCGATGCCACCTCGAATCAAATTTATAACCGTTTAGTGGATTATGATGTCACCAGCGCGAGCATAGTGCCAAGCCTTGCGACCCAGTGGCAAGTGTCTGAAGATGGCCTTACCTATCGCTTTCATTTACGCCGTGACGTACATTTTCATCAATCCGAACTTTTTACGCCAAGCCGATATTTCAATGCCGATGATGTACTCTTTTCCTTCAATCGCATCATCGACCTTGCGCATCCTTACCACTACCTCACTCGCACGGGTTATCCCTTCTTTCAGAGTATTAGCTTTGCCGAGTTAGTGGATAGCATTGAGAAAGTGAATGACTTTGAAGTGGTTTTTCACCTAACACGCCCCGATGCCACCTTTATTTCTAATTTAGCAACCGACTTTGCGGTGATCTTATCCGCAGAGTATGGCCAGCAGCTATTAGCTCAAAACCAAGCGGAAAAACTTGATTTCTTTGCCATAGGCACAGGGCCCTTCAGACTCGATGAATATGTTAAGAACGAGTATATTCGCTACAAGAAACACCCTGACTTTTGGGGCGAGCCTCCCAAAATTGAAATGCTGGTGTTTGATATCACTCCTAGAAGCTCGGTGCGCCTTGCTAAACTCATCACCGGAGATTGCAGCGTATCAGCACTGCCAAAAGCCACTGAACTTGCCGTGGTCAAGCAGCACCCCAACTTAGTTATTGATACTCAGGCTGGGCTAAATGTGGCATTTTGGGCATTTAACACTCAAAAAGCCCCCTTCAATGATGTGAGAGTGCGCCAAGCGCTGGCCCATGCCGTGGACAAAGACAATATTCTGCGGGTGGTGTACCACGATACCGCCGTGGCTGCCACCGGCGTCTTGCCTCCCGCCTCTTGGGCTTATACCCCAAGCGTTATCCCTAATGAATACAATCCAGGCAAGGCCCGCGCCCTGTTAAAAGAAGCTGGGGTAAGCCGATTGCAAATCGATATATGGGCCATGCCCGTTGCCCGGGTATATAACCCCAATGCACTGAAAACCGCCGAGCTTATTCAGGCTGACTTGGCGGCCATTGGAGTGAAAGTCAATATTATCAGTTTCGATTGGAGTGTCTTTACTCAAAAACTGGCGCTGGCAGATTATGACTCTGTGCTCATCGGCTGGAATGCTGACAATAGCGACCCTGATAATTTTTTCTCTCCCTTATTAAGCTGCGCAGCGTTTAACTCTAACAATAACCGCTCACGCTGGTGCCTCCCCGCCTTCGATGAGTTGCTGGCCAAAGCGCAGGCCACCACAGATAAAGGTGAGCGAAAAGCCCTGTATCAAGCCGCCGAAGCCATCATTGCCGCACAAGTACCCATGGTAAACTTGGCCCATGGGCCAAAAGTGGTGCTGCGTAAGAGTTCGCTTATCTCTACCCATAACGCGCCCTATGGCGGTATTTCATTCGCTGCTATGATGCTAGCACCCCCCCAGTTAACGGCGCCCATTGAGCCAGCTCAACACATTGATCTTGAGTATTCACCCATAAAAAGCGCCCCCATGAAGAGCCCTGCCATTGAGAATCCGCCTAAAGAGCGCTCTGCCATAGAACAAGCACAAACTAAGGAGCAAGGCTGA
- a CDS encoding ABC transporter permease yields MWRYLIRRMVLFFATSLVMMAVLFIATSLFPVEKSYSLSGIEFPTPQQHEQLTQIYQLDNNLFSQFTAYLRERLSGNLGISSNSQQSVADELMSVLPASLELSLFAGALALFFGVPLGVIAALTKNKLIETSILALTLTGYSVPVFWLGLTLSLWFGVNLGWLPIAGQINLLYEIEPVTGLMLIDTLLSDSVFAMAAFEDALLHIILPGVTLAVLPFTTVIRITRQALQDVMTQTYIQAAEARGLSSTKILLRHALPNAFIPVLKSFGLMLGSFASYAIVVEVIFAWPGVGAWLVSGIYQRDYTVIQGGILSVSLLIIFLSIIIDLIYTAINPMSKKELYAAH; encoded by the coding sequence ATGTGGCGTTATCTAATTAGACGCATGGTGCTGTTCTTTGCCACCTCCTTAGTCATGATGGCCGTGCTGTTTATTGCTACCAGTTTGTTTCCGGTGGAAAAAAGTTATTCACTGAGCGGCATTGAATTTCCAACGCCCCAGCAGCACGAGCAATTAACCCAAATCTATCAGCTCGATAACAACCTATTTAGTCAATTTACCGCCTATTTGCGGGAGCGCCTCTCTGGAAATTTAGGCATTTCCAGTAACTCACAGCAAAGCGTGGCCGATGAGCTGATGAGCGTGCTGCCCGCCTCCCTCGAGTTGTCTCTGTTTGCAGGCGCCTTAGCGCTATTTTTTGGGGTGCCCCTTGGGGTGATTGCGGCCCTAACCAAAAACAAACTAATTGAAACCAGCATCTTGGCACTAACACTCACCGGCTATTCAGTGCCCGTATTCTGGTTAGGCTTAACCTTGTCCTTGTGGTTTGGGGTGAATTTAGGCTGGCTACCCATAGCCGGACAAATTAACTTGCTCTATGAAATTGAACCGGTAACAGGCTTAATGCTTATCGATACCTTGTTATCCGACTCAGTCTTTGCCATGGCCGCCTTCGAAGATGCCTTATTGCACATCATTCTGCCTGGCGTCACTTTGGCTGTGCTGCCCTTTACCACTGTCATACGCATCACACGTCAGGCGCTGCAAGATGTGATGACGCAAACCTATATTCAGGCCGCTGAAGCGCGGGGACTTAGCAGCACGAAAATTCTCTTACGCCATGCCCTACCTAATGCCTTTATCCCTGTACTCAAGAGCTTTGGGCTTATGCTAGGTTCATTTGCAAGCTACGCCATTGTGGTAGAAGTGATTTTCGCCTGGCCTGGTGTTGGGGCTTGGTTAGTTTCAGGCATTTATCAACGAGACTACACTGTCATTCAGGGCGGTATCTTATCTGTGTCGCTGCTCATTATATTTTTAAGTATTATCATAGATTTAATCTATACAGCCATTAATCCTATGAGTAAAAAGGAGCTGTATGCCGCGCATTAA
- a CDS encoding ABC transporter permease subunit — protein sequence MPRIKIYQEDNIASPSLRVWQAFSANPASLISLWVVLFLLLLIGFGPFLAPFAPEAQQAHTILMPPSWDIDGHVEHFFGTDDLGRDIFSRILHGVRLTFGMSLLIVTAALGAGFLIGAISGMMKGIKSSILGHLLDALMSIPSLLMAILVVAIIGPGLFNVFWAVGIAMTPQFIRAIHQAVHEELQKEYVTAARLDGANNWQIFWFVIMPNVWDVVIVQTTLAISAAILDIAALGFLNLGAQAPSAEWGSMVLQALDNLLIAPWTVTIPGAAILFSVLSINLVGDGLRSALAAIRN from the coding sequence ATGCCGCGCATTAAAATTTACCAAGAGGATAATATTGCCTCGCCGTCATTGCGAGTCTGGCAAGCGTTTTCCGCAAATCCTGCTTCCCTTATTTCGCTGTGGGTAGTGTTATTTCTGTTGCTGCTCATTGGCTTTGGACCGTTTCTTGCGCCCTTCGCCCCTGAAGCCCAGCAGGCTCATACGATATTAATGCCACCCTCTTGGGATATAGACGGTCATGTAGAGCACTTTTTTGGCACAGATGACTTGGGCAGAGATATTTTTAGCCGCATTCTGCACGGAGTGAGACTCACCTTTGGCATGTCGTTACTTATCGTGACTGCGGCCTTAGGGGCTGGATTTCTGATCGGCGCCATCTCCGGCATGATGAAAGGCATAAAATCGAGTATTTTGGGGCATTTACTGGATGCCTTGATGTCAATTCCTTCCTTGCTAATGGCCATTTTGGTGGTGGCCATTATCGGGCCTGGGCTATTTAACGTATTTTGGGCCGTCGGCATTGCCATGACGCCGCAATTTATTCGCGCCATCCATCAAGCGGTTCATGAAGAGCTGCAAAAAGAATATGTGACTGCGGCCCGTCTCGATGGCGCCAACAATTGGCAAATCTTCTGGTTTGTTATCATGCCCAATGTGTGGGATGTGGTCATAGTGCAAACCACGCTGGCCATTTCAGCGGCAATCCTTGATATCGCCGCACTGGGCTTTTTAAATTTAGGCGCGCAAGCACCCAGCGCTGAGTGGGGTTCCATGGTACTGCAAGCCTTAGATAATTTGCTCATCGCCCCTTGGACTGTCACCATCCCTGGCGCGGCGATTTTATTTAGCGTACTGTCGATTAATCTGGTGGGTGACGGTCTGCGCTCAGCCCTCGCTGCTATAAGAAACTAA
- a CDS encoding oligopeptide/dipeptide ABC transporter ATP-binding protein, whose amino-acid sequence MPLLDIRNLTIELNTNNTKVKVLEKVSLTLNAGEIHGLVGESGSGRSLLAKAILGALGPQWTVIADRLMLDGKNLLDMSPKQRRCLMGSDIAMIFQDPSGSLDPVKTIGSQLIESMTPNKAVAFWRRGKDTYLNALKWLHKVGIKNPKSLMSCYPWELSEGECQKVMIAMAIANRPKLLIADEPTNSVELNAQAQIFRLLSQLNQLQNVSILLISHELETLVQWCDHLTVLYGGQVMESGPTDEMIAHPFHPYTKALLKNLPDYTGKMRHKSYLPTLQGSSPSLHNMPAGCRLGPRCPEAQRNCVKQPALEHQKDRYFACHFPYLNEQDTDDDAIA is encoded by the coding sequence ATGCCATTACTCGACATACGCAACCTCACCATAGAACTCAACACCAATAACACGAAAGTGAAGGTGCTAGAGAAAGTGAGCTTGACCCTGAATGCCGGCGAAATTCATGGCCTAGTGGGGGAGTCTGGCTCAGGGCGCAGTTTGCTCGCCAAAGCCATCTTAGGCGCCCTTGGTCCCCAGTGGACAGTGATAGCCGACAGATTAATGTTAGATGGAAAAAACTTACTCGACATGAGCCCCAAACAGCGTCGCTGCTTGATGGGCAGTGATATTGCGATGATTTTCCAAGACCCTTCTGGCAGTTTAGATCCGGTGAAAACCATTGGCAGTCAGCTGATTGAATCCATGACGCCTAATAAAGCCGTGGCTTTTTGGCGCCGAGGCAAAGACACTTACCTTAACGCACTTAAATGGCTGCATAAGGTGGGCATTAAGAATCCAAAATCTTTGATGTCCTGCTATCCGTGGGAGCTGTCCGAAGGAGAGTGTCAGAAAGTCATGATTGCCATGGCGATCGCCAATCGACCTAAATTATTGATCGCCGATGAACCGACCAACTCGGTTGAGCTTAATGCTCAGGCACAAATTTTCAGATTATTATCCCAGCTCAATCAACTGCAAAATGTGTCAATTTTGCTCATCAGCCATGAGCTGGAAACCTTAGTGCAATGGTGCGATCACTTAACTGTGCTCTATGGCGGTCAGGTCATGGAGTCAGGACCCACAGATGAGATGATAGCCCATCCGTTTCATCCTTATACTAAAGCGCTCCTGAAAAACCTGCCCGATTACACAGGTAAAATGCGACATAAATCCTATTTACCGACACTGCAGGGCTCATCGCCTTCCTTGCACAATATGCCAGCGGGCTGCCGCTTAGGGCCACGATGCCCTGAGGCTCAGCGAAATTGCGTTAAGCAACCCGCTCTTGAGCATCAAAAAGACCGCTACTTTGCGTGTCATTTCCCCTATCTAAATGAGCAGGATACCGATGACGACGCCATTGCTTAA